In the Kitasatospora terrestris genome, one interval contains:
- the uca gene encoding urea carboxylase encodes MSFDTLLVANRGEIAVRIIRTARTLGLRTVAVFSDPDRSAPHVRLADRAVRLGPAAAKDSYLRTDLVLAAARETGAGAVHPGYGFLSEDAAFARTAEAAGLAFVGPTPEQLDVFGAKHTARAAAEAAGVPLLPGTGLLAGLGEALAAAEAIGYPVMLKATGGGGGIGMQACRSAAELADAWERVQRVAAASFATAGVFLERLVERARHVEVQVFGDGAGRVVTLGDRDCSLQRRNQKVLEEAPAPGLPDRVRRELASSAAALCASVDYRSAGTVEYVYDAEREQAYFLEVNTRLQVEHPVTEAVHGVDLVEWMLRLARGEREVVREVGPPRGHAVEARVYAEDPSRGHRPSAGRLTEVRFPADVRVDTWVETGTEVTTAYDPMLAKVIVHGADRADALARLDAALAGTRVAGIETNLGLLRAIGAVPEVRAAAHHTATLAAVTDPTPRVEVVRAGTMTTVQDWPGRTGYWHVGVPPCGPMDDLSFRLGNRVLGNPEGAPGLECTLQGPALRFTAATRVCVTGAPAPVTVDGLPVPQWEPVLVPAGAVLDVGAPPGPGLRSYLLVAGGLDVPDFLGSASTFTLGQFGGHGGRALRAGDVLHGANDSESDGTDDSGSDAPGAGPVPPAERPSFTADWALAVVEGPHAAPEFFTEADMAQFYAAEWSVHFNSARTGVRLVGPKPAWARPDGGEAGLHPSNIHDTPYSVGAVDFTGDMPVLLGPDGPSLGGFVCPATVVTGQRWKLGQLRPGDRVRFVPVGEEAAAGLRRAPAAEPVADRAPVTDGGVLDRLPQGADRPSVTYRRSGDDNLLIEYGPMQLDLALRMRIHALAERLAAERLPGVVDLTPGIRSLQVHVDPDRLPVGRVLELARRIERELPATDRLRVPSRTVHLPLSWDDPATREAIERYMAGVRDDAPWCPWNIEFIRRINGLASVDEVYRTVFDAEYLVLGLGDVYLGAPVATPLDPRHRLVTTKYNPARTWTAENSVGIGGAYLCVYGMEGPGGYQFVGRTVQMWSGWQQRGPFEPGAPWLLRFFDRIRWYPVSAEELLELRADMAAGRFRPRIEEGEFALADHLAFLAEHAGPIAEFRAVQAGAFAAERRAWEEAGEFDRALSAESAGPPPRREVAVPAGGSLVESEFTACVWKVDVVVGQQVRKGQQLMAVEAMKMESPVTAAQDGVVRELLVRAGDQVEAGTALAVLAAAR; translated from the coding sequence ATGAGCTTCGACACCCTGCTGGTCGCCAACCGGGGCGAGATCGCCGTCCGGATCATCCGCACCGCCCGCACGCTGGGGCTGCGCACGGTCGCGGTCTTCTCCGACCCGGACCGGTCGGCGCCGCACGTGCGGCTCGCCGACCGGGCGGTGCGGCTGGGGCCGGCCGCAGCCAAGGACAGCTACCTGCGCACCGACCTGGTGCTGGCCGCGGCCCGGGAGACCGGTGCGGGGGCGGTGCACCCGGGGTACGGCTTCCTGTCGGAGGACGCGGCGTTCGCCCGGACCGCGGAGGCGGCGGGCCTGGCCTTCGTCGGGCCGACGCCCGAGCAGCTCGACGTCTTCGGCGCCAAGCACACGGCCCGCGCGGCGGCCGAGGCGGCCGGTGTGCCGCTGCTGCCCGGCACCGGCCTGCTGGCGGGGTTGGGCGAGGCGCTGGCGGCGGCGGAGGCGATCGGGTACCCGGTGATGCTGAAGGCCACCGGCGGCGGTGGCGGCATCGGCATGCAGGCCTGCCGCTCGGCCGCGGAGCTGGCGGACGCCTGGGAGCGGGTGCAGCGGGTCGCGGCGGCCAGCTTCGCGACGGCGGGCGTGTTCCTGGAGCGGCTGGTGGAGCGGGCCCGGCACGTCGAGGTGCAGGTGTTCGGCGACGGCGCGGGCCGGGTGGTGACGCTCGGCGACCGGGACTGCTCGCTGCAGCGCCGCAACCAGAAGGTGCTGGAGGAGGCCCCGGCGCCCGGCCTGCCGGACCGGGTGCGGCGCGAACTCGCCTCCTCGGCAGCCGCGTTGTGCGCCTCGGTGGACTACCGATCGGCGGGCACGGTGGAGTACGTGTACGACGCCGAGCGCGAGCAGGCGTACTTCCTGGAGGTCAACACCCGTCTGCAGGTGGAGCATCCGGTCACCGAGGCGGTGCACGGGGTGGACCTGGTGGAGTGGATGCTGCGCCTGGCCCGGGGCGAGCGCGAGGTGGTGCGCGAGGTCGGGCCGCCGCGCGGGCACGCGGTGGAGGCCCGGGTGTACGCCGAGGACCCGAGCCGCGGCCACCGGCCGAGCGCGGGCCGGCTGACCGAGGTCCGCTTCCCGGCGGACGTCCGGGTGGACACCTGGGTGGAGACCGGCACCGAGGTGACCACCGCGTACGACCCGATGCTGGCCAAGGTGATCGTGCACGGCGCGGACCGCGCCGACGCGCTGGCCCGGCTGGACGCGGCGCTGGCCGGCACCCGGGTGGCGGGGATCGAGACCAACCTCGGCCTGCTGCGCGCGATCGGCGCGGTGCCCGAGGTGCGGGCCGCCGCCCACCACACCGCGACGCTGGCGGCGGTGACCGACCCGACGCCGCGCGTCGAGGTGGTCCGGGCGGGCACCATGACGACCGTCCAGGACTGGCCGGGCCGCACCGGGTACTGGCACGTCGGGGTGCCGCCGTGCGGGCCGATGGACGACCTGTCGTTCCGGCTCGGCAACCGGGTGCTCGGCAATCCGGAGGGCGCACCGGGGCTGGAGTGCACCCTCCAGGGCCCGGCGCTGCGGTTCACCGCCGCCACCCGCGTCTGCGTGACCGGCGCCCCCGCGCCGGTCACCGTGGACGGGCTGCCCGTCCCGCAGTGGGAGCCGGTGCTGGTCCCGGCCGGCGCGGTGCTGGACGTCGGCGCGCCGCCCGGGCCGGGCCTGCGCAGCTACCTGCTGGTGGCGGGCGGCCTGGACGTCCCGGACTTCCTCGGCAGCGCGTCGACCTTCACCCTCGGGCAGTTCGGCGGCCACGGCGGACGGGCGCTGCGTGCCGGCGACGTGCTGCACGGCGCGAACGACAGCGAGAGCGACGGCACGGACGACAGCGGGAGCGACGCGCCGGGTGCCGGTCCGGTGCCGCCCGCCGAGCGCCCGTCGTTCACCGCGGACTGGGCGCTGGCGGTGGTGGAGGGCCCGCACGCCGCACCGGAGTTCTTCACCGAGGCGGACATGGCGCAGTTCTACGCCGCCGAGTGGAGCGTGCACTTCAACAGCGCCCGCACCGGCGTGCGGCTGGTCGGCCCGAAGCCCGCCTGGGCCCGCCCGGACGGCGGCGAGGCGGGCCTGCACCCCTCCAACATCCACGACACCCCCTACTCGGTCGGCGCGGTGGACTTCACCGGCGACATGCCGGTGCTGCTCGGCCCGGACGGGCCCTCACTGGGCGGGTTCGTCTGCCCGGCCACCGTGGTCACCGGGCAGCGCTGGAAGCTGGGGCAGCTGCGGCCCGGCGACCGGGTCCGCTTCGTGCCGGTCGGCGAGGAGGCCGCGGCCGGGCTGCGCCGCGCCCCGGCGGCCGAGCCGGTGGCCGACCGGGCGCCGGTCACCGACGGCGGCGTGCTGGACCGTCTGCCGCAGGGCGCCGACCGTCCCTCGGTGACCTACCGGCGCAGCGGCGACGACAACCTGCTGATCGAGTACGGGCCGATGCAGCTCGACCTGGCGCTGCGGATGCGGATCCACGCGCTGGCCGAGCGGCTGGCCGCCGAGCGCCTGCCGGGCGTGGTCGACCTGACCCCCGGGATCCGCTCGCTGCAGGTCCACGTCGACCCGGACCGGCTGCCGGTCGGCCGAGTGCTGGAGCTGGCCCGGCGGATCGAGCGGGAGCTGCCCGCCACCGACCGGCTGCGGGTGCCCAGCCGGACGGTCCACCTCCCGCTGTCCTGGGACGACCCGGCGACCCGGGAGGCGATCGAGCGGTACATGGCGGGCGTGCGCGACGACGCGCCGTGGTGCCCGTGGAACATCGAGTTCATCCGCCGGATAAACGGCCTCGCCTCGGTGGACGAGGTGTACCGCACGGTGTTCGACGCCGAGTACCTGGTGCTCGGCCTGGGCGACGTGTACCTCGGCGCGCCGGTGGCCACCCCGCTCGACCCGCGCCACCGGCTGGTCACCACCAAGTACAACCCGGCCCGCACCTGGACGGCGGAGAACTCCGTCGGCATCGGCGGCGCGTACCTGTGCGTGTACGGCATGGAGGGGCCGGGCGGCTACCAGTTCGTCGGCCGGACGGTCCAGATGTGGTCCGGCTGGCAGCAGCGCGGGCCGTTCGAACCGGGAGCGCCGTGGCTGCTGCGCTTCTTCGACCGGATCCGCTGGTACCCGGTCTCCGCCGAAGAGCTGTTGGAGCTGCGCGCCGACATGGCGGCGGGCCGGTTCCGGCCGAGGATCGAGGAGGGCGAGTTCGCGCTCGCCGACCACCTCGCCTTCCTGGCCGAGCACGCCGGACCGATCGCGGAGTTCCGCGCCGTCCAGGCCGGGGCGTTCGCCGCCGAGCGGCGGGCCTGGGAGGAGGCCGGGGAGTTCGACCGGGCGCTGAGCGCCGAGTCCGCCGGGCCGCCGCCGCGCCGCGAGGTCGCCGTCCCGGCGGGTGGCAGCCTGGTGGAGTCGGAGTTCACCGCCTGCGTCTGGAAGGTCGACGTGGTGGTGGGCCAACAGGTCAGAAAGGGACAGCAGTTGATGGCCGTCGAAGCGATGAAGATGGAGTCGCCGGTGACCGCGGCGCAGGACGGCGTGGTCCGCGAGCTGCTGGTCCGGGCCGGGGACCAGGTCGAGGCCGGCACCGCGCTCGCCGTGCTGGCGGCCGCCCGATGA
- a CDS encoding allophanate hydrolase — MTAAAGPRPYSGSAADRVRAAYRRIEAVDRPEVWIDLRPEAEVTAEAAEVDRRLAAGAFLPLAGLLVAVKGNIDVAGLPTTAGCPSFARRPAADAPAVARLRAAGAVVLGTTNLDQFATGLVGTRSPYGAVRGAVDPERISGGSSSGSAVAVALGIADLALGTDTAGSGRVPAALNGIVGLKPTVGAISTEGVVPACRTLDCVSVFAATVDRALAAYAVLADPVDAQAPPRRPGPWRVAVPPTGQLGALDPGWAEAFEAAAARLAEGSELRTLDLAPFGAAAAMLYEGAFVAERYAAVGGFVSRGGADLDPTVHRIITAAAELPAHRLFRDQAELARLRELALAELGDADALLLPTTTGHPTLAEVAADPVGINTRLGRFTNSANLLGLCALAVPAGTVAGLPFGVMLLGRARTEDRLAAIARQLTEPPLRLAVAGAHLTGQPLNPQLLALGATLEATTRTAPDYRLHALATVPPKPGLERVAPGTGVAVEVEVWRLPAAGLGALLAALPQPMALGPVRLADGSSTTGFLCEPAAFVDAVDISGHASWRRHLAAG, encoded by the coding sequence ATGACCGCCGCCGCCGGGCCACGGCCGTACTCCGGCTCGGCCGCCGACCGGGTCCGGGCCGCGTACCGCCGGATCGAGGCCGTCGACCGGCCCGAGGTCTGGATCGACCTGCGGCCCGAGGCGGAGGTGACGGCGGAGGCCGCCGAGGTCGACCGCCGGCTGGCGGCGGGCGCGTTCCTGCCGCTGGCCGGGCTGCTGGTCGCGGTCAAGGGCAACATCGACGTGGCCGGCCTGCCCACCACGGCGGGCTGCCCGTCCTTCGCCCGCCGGCCCGCCGCGGACGCCCCGGCGGTGGCCCGGCTGCGGGCGGCCGGCGCGGTCGTCCTCGGCACCACCAACCTCGACCAGTTCGCCACCGGCCTGGTCGGCACCCGCAGCCCGTACGGCGCGGTGCGCGGGGCGGTGGACCCTGAGCGGATCTCCGGCGGGTCCAGCTCCGGCTCGGCCGTCGCCGTGGCGCTGGGCATCGCCGACCTCGCGCTCGGCACCGACACGGCCGGGTCCGGACGGGTGCCCGCGGCGCTCAACGGCATCGTCGGGCTCAAGCCGACCGTCGGCGCGATCAGCACCGAGGGCGTCGTCCCCGCCTGCCGCACGCTGGACTGCGTCTCGGTGTTCGCCGCCACCGTCGACCGGGCGCTGGCCGCGTACGCGGTGCTCGCCGACCCGGTCGACGCGCAGGCGCCGCCGCGCCGGCCCGGCCCGTGGCGGGTGGCCGTCCCGCCGACCGGTCAGCTCGGCGCGCTCGACCCCGGCTGGGCGGAGGCCTTCGAGGCGGCGGCCGCCCGGCTCGCGGAGGGTTCCGAGCTGCGCACCCTCGACCTCGCGCCGTTCGGCGCCGCCGCGGCGATGCTGTACGAAGGTGCCTTCGTCGCCGAACGCTACGCCGCGGTGGGCGGGTTCGTCTCCCGCGGCGGCGCCGACCTCGACCCGACGGTGCACCGGATCATCACCGCCGCGGCCGAACTGCCCGCCCACCGGCTGTTCCGGGACCAGGCGGAGCTCGCCCGGCTGCGCGAGCTCGCCCTCGCCGAACTCGGCGACGCCGACGCCCTGCTGCTGCCCACCACCACCGGCCACCCGACGCTCGCCGAGGTCGCCGCCGACCCGGTCGGGATCAACACCCGGCTCGGCCGCTTCACCAACTCGGCCAACCTGCTGGGGCTGTGCGCCCTCGCCGTCCCGGCGGGCACGGTGGCCGGGCTGCCGTTCGGCGTGATGCTGCTCGGACGGGCCCGCACCGAGGACCGGCTCGCGGCGATCGCCCGGCAGCTCACCGAACCGCCGCTGCGCCTCGCGGTGGCCGGCGCCCACCTGACGGGCCAGCCGCTCAACCCGCAACTCCTCGCCCTCGGCGCCACCTTGGAGGCGACCACCCGCACCGCACCGGACTACCGGCTGCACGCGCTGGCCACCGTGCCCCCCAAGCCGGGCCTCGAACGGGTGGCCCCCGGCACGGGGGTCGCCGTCGAGGTCGAAGTGTGGCGCCTGCCCGCCGCCGGCCTCGGCGCCCTGCTCGCCGCCCTCCCGCAGCCGATGGCGCTCGGCCCGGTCCGCCTCGCCGACGGCAGCTCGACGACCGGGTTCCTGTGCGAACCCGCCGCCTTCGTGGACGCGGTCGACATCAGCGGGCACGCGTCCTGGCGCCGCCACCTCGCCGCGGGCTGA